AACGTCAATGATAAGAGGGTTTTTCCAGgtaggaataaaaataaattaaaagatgatgttTTGACCAACCAAAatgcatactttttttttttcctttttcatgtaGAAAGCTTAGTAAAGTGaagcatttttttatgttagaaCTAAAGCAAGAATCAGTGTCAAGCGTATCAAATGGAACACTGTCCTAAATATAATTGGTCTCTTTTAACGTTCTGGACTTTCAATACATTGAGTTTCTCTGTTTCTCAGAACTTGAACCTTGCTTGATTGAAAGGACTCGAATAGTTAAGTTATTCATGGAAGAGATGGCACAACAAGTAAAGCGTCCTTTTGGTGTTCCTGAAGAGCCAGAATTCACTGTTGGGTTGGATGCACCATTGAGGGAGTTGAAAATGGAACTTCTTAAAGAAGGTGTGTCCATCATTGTGCTGACTGGTTTAGGTGGATCGGGAAAAACCACTTTGGCTACAAAGCTTTGTTGGGATGAACAAGTCATAGGTATGTCGTAACTAACTCCTTTTTGGTTCTCTGCTATGATAAATGAATTAACTAGTTCTTATAGTAACAAAAAAGGTAAGAAAATCTTTATTGAAAATTTGCAAAActttagattttatttaaagGGGGTAAATTACCAAATTTATCTCTAAAAGTGTGATGTGATGACAAATTAGTCACTGAAacgataaaaaatacaattttaatctctaaatatgaaaaaaaatgtgacaaattAGTTCTACagttaatttgtgagatcatTTTATCAATAAGATATAATATTGAAGAACCAATATGACAATAAGTTATAAAGTTTAAAGatcaatttttcattaaattaactGTATGATTAATTTGTCGCATTTTTCGCATGTTcagataataaatttaaaattttcatctttaagGAACCAATTTGTTCGTGTTTTACACTAGCAGAAACAAATTTTGACAATTTATCATTTCAAGGATAAATGGAAGCTTTATTAGAAGTAGTCACTAGGTGAAATTAAATGCAAGCGGAATGCTCTAATTTCTGAACTATAGAAAATGGCTTAAAGCATAGTATCTAACTCCTTTTTGGTTCATAAATGAGATAACTAATTTTTATAGATGaattcatataataaaaaaaggtagAAAAATGTTTATTGGAAACTTGCATTGCTTCAGATAGTATTCAACAATAAATGGAAGTTTTTTTAAGAATAGGTGAAACTAAATGCACGTGGAATGCTCTAAATTCTAATTCCATATATACTTCTGATATATATGTAGAAAACAGCTTAAGGCAGAGTTCAAGCTTACTGAAAACTGATATAGTTATTTGATTTCCTAACTTTTGCATGTGCTACTCTAACATAAGAAGCACTTTCTTATGATCACGAgaattagttattttaattcctgctcatattcatttttataaaatgttaaatgtagtaaattattttgttgcaataCATGCACAGTTTAAGATTAGTCTAGAAAGAATTCTTGGGCTTACTAATCTCTTTGGTTTCTATAGGTTCATTcaaggaaaatattttatttgtcacCTTCTCAAAAACACCTAAGCTGAAGATTATCGTCGAAAGACTATTTGAATATTGTGGATATCAGGTGCCTCAGTTTCAAAGCGATGAAGATGTGGTTAATCAATCGGGActtttgctgaggaaaattgatgcaagTCCTATGTTGTTGGTCCTGGATGATGTCTGGCCTGGCTCAGAACCCTTAGTTGAGAAATTTAAGGTTCAGATGCCAGATTATAAAATTTTGGTGACTTCAAGAGTTGCATTTCCTAGATTTGGCTCTCCATACATCTTAAAACCTCTTGTTCATGAAGATGCAATGGCCCTTTTTTGTCACCACACTCTCTTAGGAAAAAACAGCTCAAATATTCCTGAAGAAGTTGTCCAAAAGGTGCTTGTTCCTTCTTTCTGACATTATACAAGTAATCCatactttaatttttagaagaaaCTTTTTTATCATTGACTATATTTGCTTGCACCATGAAATGCAGATTGTTAGACATTGCAAGGGCTTACCGCTTGCCATTAAAGTGATTGGTAGATCACTAAGTAATCAACCTTACGAGTTGTGGCAAAAGATGGTGGAGAAATTGTCACAAGGTCATTCCATACTTGATTCTAACACTAAATTAGTTGCTTCCCTCAAAAAGATCTCAGATGTCTTGGAAGATAATTCCATCATCAAAGAGTGCTTCATAGACTTAGCTTTATTTCCTGAAAACCAAAAAATTCCTGTTGCTGCTCTTGTGGATATGTGGGTAGAGTTGTATGGACTAGATAATGATGGCATAGTAATGGCCAATGTCAACAAATTAGCTTCCATGAATCTGGCTAATGTCTTAGAAACAAGGTACAGTCGATGACTACTTATATTTATTCTCAACCACTTTATTCTAATATACTCTATAGTACAAATAATTCAATAGCTTGTTAGCTCATGAGAGCAGTGTTCCTTATAAATTATTCCAAATTTACTATTTAACTTGAGAATTTAAACTTCTGCCATTATGTAACTTTTCATTTCTTATTGAGGACAGATGTTGAAATTTGTGAATCTATCATATAAAGagcatttattttaatcttgtgAGGATTGATAATTTTACCAGGAAAAATACAAGTGACACAGACAGTTACTACTACAATAACCATTTCATCATCCTTCATGGTATTCTAAGAGACATCACAATTTATCAAGGCACCCAGGAACAAGTTGAACTGAGAAAAAGACTTATGATTGGCATAACTGAAAATAAAACTGAATGGTGGCTAATTAGAGAAAAACAGCAAGGCATGATGATTCGCATATTGTCTATATCAACCGGTTAGTTATACCTTTCTCTAAAGTATAGAAAGTTCCTATGATCTGTCTTTTGTTGCTCTTCTACTATTGAGTATTGACACATATATTGGTTGCTTTTGCAGATGAAACTTGCACATCATATTGGTCCCATCTGCAACCAACTCAAGCCGAGGTTCTGATTTTAAACCTTCAAACTAGTCGGTACACCTTTCCAAAGTTCTTGAAAGAAATGAGTAAACTAAAAGTTCTGATAGTCATACGTCATGGTTTCCATCCTTCTGAAATGAAGAATTTTGAGTCGCTTGACTCATTATCCAACCTAAGAAGAATGAGATTAGAGCGGATTTCTGTTCCTCCCTTTGTCATGTTGAagaatcttaaaaaattatccctTTACTTTTGTAATACAAGACAGGCTTTTGAAAACGGAAACATGCTAATTTCAGATGCTCTTCCAATTCTAGAAGATTTGAATATTGACTATTGCAATGATATGGTGGAATTGCCTACGGGGCTATGTGAGATCACCTCCTTGAAGATGCTCAGTATTACTAATTGCCATAAGCTTTCAGCATTGCCCCAAGAAATTGGAAATTTGGAGAATTTGAAACTTATAAGGCTAAGTTCCTGTACTGATTTGGAAGGGATACCAAATTCTATTGGAAGGCTTTCAAATTTAAGGCATATGGACATCTCAAACTGCATAAGCCTTCCTAATTTGCCAGAGGACTTTGGTAATCTTTGTAATCTAAGAAATCTGTACATGACAAGTTGTGCAAGGTGTGAATTGCCACCCTCAATCATCAATCTTGAGCATTTAAAAGAGGTGGTATGTGATGAAGAGACGGCTGCTTCTTGGGATGCTTTCAAACCTATGCTTCCCAATCTAAAGATAGATATTCCTCAACTTGATGTCAACTTGAATTGGCTACATGAAATTCACTCCTAATACTTGTTTCATGCGAATGTCATTGCGTTTGCAAGTTGTTGTTGATCACACGAGAAAATAAAGGGACAATATTTGGTTTGTTGTTGACGAACTCATGAAACAAAAATTCTGTGATGTCCAAGGCAAAAAGGGAGAAGTAATTGTTATTGTTTTGGTTGACTGTCTGCGTAATTTATATAAGATAAAGTGTTAGGAAATAGCTTGTTAGTACAAATTCGTGTGGTAAAAAtactgtatattttttttcacttaaaagcATTTTCTGATAGTAAATTAGCCCTAAACAATCCCACAATGATAGTATTTCTCAGTCAATGGTTTCCATCCAATATACATTCAGTCAAAGACAACTTAAGAGTAAAACAACTAAAGTATACGCTTTAGGCCCATcaacaaaaatgtaaatattcattttataaaacaaaatgacACATCTATTATAAAATGTTACATATGTTGACAAAAAGATCCAATATGtagttttttcatttaaagtaaaaacatttctcttaaaatttgCTTCAGGCCTCACTTGTGGTTGGACCGGTCCTGCATTCAGCATAAATGGTTCAATCACTAGACACCAGGCACCAGCACTAGTTCACAGAACACAACTAACATAATTTGAAAGACCTGATAAGTAAATATAAATGTTAGTGAATTGAACAAAATACCTGGATGCATGGGCAGATGGTGTAGCTAGCCCTAGTGGTGACTCTTTCTGCAAAGAAGAAAAGCATAATGCAGCAAAAGATGCAATTTCTTCACTAATTCAATTCAGATTAACTACAggagattattaaaaaaatgagaataatttttttctcagaaTATTGTGATATGATAGAGACAAATAAACAGAACAATGCAATTACATTACAAAATTCCTAAAACAATGCAATTTCTCTAATCTAAAATTCTCAATGTCTGatatctttatttcttttgcTTTAATTGACAATGAGTTTGTTTTGAAAAGTGTTTTTACAAAATCTATTTCATATCGTCTGACCAAGTAAGTTTGTGAAAATCTGTATCTATTTTTTCCTTGTATAATATAATAGACTCGTTTAAGaaaaaagcttaagaaaaattttaaaatcacaattcaatctcatttttgtgatattttgcCTTTACTGAGTTTGTCCTACAATTAAAGGGAGAATTTGCTTCAACGTGTTTGCAATGGTTTTGGTCACAAGTTTGAAAAGCATGTTCCACAAACTAATCGGTCTCATTTCACTAGCATGAGAAGCGTTCTTCACCTTGGGAATAaggactatcattttttttgttaatagcaGTAGGTTCCCCTCCTTCATTTAGAATTTGGAGAACCTTACTAATCACATCAGATCCAACAGTTCCTCAAAATGCTGATAGAATAGAGCAATTGTGCCATCAACTCTTAGAGCCTCTGTTGGATGCATTTGGTTCAAAGTCACTTGGATCTCTTCTGCAGTAAACTATCTGTTGAGAACTTTTTCCATGTCACTATTTATACATCCTCCAACTAAGCCGACCACCTCTTTATAAATAGGACAAGAAGAAGTAAAAAGATTTGTTAATACTTCAACAATCTCCACCTCCTCCTCTTTTCTATGaatttctttttgtattttcattattttatttccatGCACCAATCAATTTGCTCTTGACCTTTGTACCCAAAAGTTTTCCTCCTGAAGTAACAACTCATCAAGCACCTTCTCAACTTCTATAATTTTCTCAAAATCCTGTACTTTGATgcaactattttaatttttgtctaggatcctttattttctttcgtCTCTGGCCAAATTTCTCATTTCCCCACACAGGGGCATCGCGAAGAAGAAATGGTGTGCATTGTGATATCTTCCGATTAAGTATTTATTTCCCATTAAGGATTTACCTCCTACTAACCATCACAATGGCTCATTAAGTTCC
This region of Glycine soja cultivar W05 chromosome 17, ASM419377v2, whole genome shotgun sequence genomic DNA includes:
- the LOC114393117 gene encoding probable disease resistance protein At5g66900; protein product: MEEMAQQVKRPFGVPEEPEFTVGLDAPLRELKMELLKEGVSIIVLTGLGGSGKTTLATKLCWDEQVIGSFKENILFVTFSKTPKLKIIVERLFEYCGYQVPQFQSDEDVVNQSGLLLRKIDASPMLLVLDDVWPGSEPLVEKFKVQMPDYKILVTSRVAFPRFGSPYILKPLVHEDAMALFCHHTLLGKNSSNIPEEVVQKIVRHCKGLPLAIKVIGRSLSNQPYELWQKMVEKLSQGHSILDSNTKLVASLKKISDVLEDNSIIKECFIDLALFPENQKIPVAALVDMWVELYGLDNDGIVMANVNKLASMNLANVLETRKNTSDTDSYYYNNHFIILHGILRDITIYQGTQEQVELRKRLMIGITENKTEWWLIREKQQGMMIRILSISTDETCTSYWSHLQPTQAEVLILNLQTSRYTFPKFLKEMSKLKVLIVIRHGFHPSEMKNFESLDSLSNLRRMRLERISVPPFVMLKNLKKLSLYFCNTRQAFENGNMLISDALPILEDLNIDYCNDMVELPTGLCEITSLKMLSITNCHKLSALPQEIGNLENLKLIRLSSCTDLEGIPNSIGRLSNLRHMDISNCISLPNLPEDFGNLCNLRNLYMTSCARCELPPSIINLEHLKEVVCDEETAASWDAFKPMLPNLKIDIPQLDVNLNWLHEIHS